One window of the Thermincola ferriacetica genome contains the following:
- the serA gene encoding phosphoglycerate dehydrogenase, with the protein MKVLVLDNVSEKAVKILTEGGIEAVVNNDKMTEEELCNIIGEYDGVIVRSATKITAPVIAAGKNLKIIGRAGVGVDNIDIPAATNAGILVVNAPDGNTIAATEQTMALMLALARNLPQAHKDLKEGLWNRKLYTGVELRNKVLGLIGLGRIGTAVAKRAQAFEMKTIGYDPMVSPETAAANGIEFKPLEDVIREADFLSLHIPKTKESLNLINKDTIAMMKDGARIINVARGGIVNEQDLYEAVKSGKLAGAALDVFAEEPTTESPLFELNNVVVAPHLGASTKEAQINVALDVAEEFVNVLVKGEMAKNAVNLAPIKPDVLAAIKPYLNLAEKLGKFQAQLAAGNVNNVKITYSGELAKVEVTPLTTAFLKGFLTPQVEDSVNFVNAPVIAKERGIVVEETKSAEEGDYTALITVKVNDRVVAGTLFGEDDPRIIQIDQFRIDVVPEGNIVFVPHIDKPKIIGPVANIIGENNINIAGMQVGRKEIGGKAVMMLAVDTPLPDVLLAEIAKVDGVEEVRMITL; encoded by the coding sequence ATGAAGGTTTTGGTGCTTGATAACGTATCGGAAAAGGCCGTAAAAATATTAACAGAAGGCGGTATAGAAGCCGTAGTCAATAACGACAAGATGACTGAAGAAGAGCTTTGCAATATTATAGGCGAGTATGATGGGGTTATCGTTCGCAGCGCCACAAAAATTACTGCTCCCGTTATTGCTGCCGGCAAAAACTTAAAAATTATCGGACGTGCCGGCGTGGGTGTTGATAACATAGATATTCCTGCCGCCACCAATGCAGGTATCCTGGTAGTCAACGCTCCCGATGGCAATACAATTGCCGCTACAGAGCAAACAATGGCCTTAATGCTTGCTTTGGCCCGCAACCTGCCGCAAGCACATAAGGACCTGAAAGAAGGTCTGTGGAACCGTAAACTTTACACCGGTGTTGAATTGCGGAACAAGGTACTGGGCTTGATAGGTCTCGGTAGGATTGGTACTGCTGTGGCCAAAAGGGCTCAGGCTTTTGAAATGAAGACCATTGGTTATGACCCCATGGTTTCTCCGGAAACAGCTGCTGCTAACGGCATTGAATTTAAGCCGTTAGAAGATGTGATAAGAGAAGCTGATTTCTTAAGTTTACATATTCCAAAGACAAAAGAATCTTTGAACCTGATTAATAAAGATACCATTGCTATGATGAAGGACGGCGCCCGAATTATCAACGTGGCCCGTGGTGGTATTGTAAATGAACAAGACCTTTATGAAGCAGTTAAGAGTGGTAAACTTGCCGGAGCTGCACTGGACGTATTTGCAGAAGAACCTACTACTGAAAGCCCGCTCTTTGAGCTGAACAACGTTGTAGTAGCGCCGCACCTTGGGGCTTCTACCAAAGAAGCTCAGATTAACGTCGCCCTAGACGTGGCTGAAGAATTTGTAAATGTTTTGGTTAAGGGTGAAATGGCCAAAAATGCTGTAAACCTTGCTCCTATAAAGCCAGATGTGCTTGCGGCCATTAAGCCTTACCTGAATTTAGCTGAGAAGCTGGGTAAATTCCAGGCACAATTGGCTGCCGGAAATGTTAATAATGTAAAAATTACTTATTCAGGCGAGCTGGCCAAAGTAGAAGTTACCCCGTTAACAACTGCTTTCCTCAAGGGTTTCCTGACCCCGCAGGTTGAAGATTCTGTTAACTTTGTAAATGCTCCTGTCATCGCCAAGGAAAGAGGCATTGTTGTAGAAGAGACCAAATCTGCCGAAGAAGGCGATTATACTGCTTTGATTACTGTGAAGGTTAACGACAGGGTAGTAGCCGGTACCCTCTTCGGAGAAGATGATCCAAGAATCATACAAATTGATCAATTCCGCATTGATGTGGTTCCCGAAGGCAATATTGTATTTGTTCCTCATATTGATAAGCCGAAAATCATCGGTCCCGTTGCCAATATCATTGGGGAAAACAATATCAATATTGCCGGTATGCAGGTAGGCCGGAAGGAAATTGGCGGCAAGGCTGTTATGATGTTGGCAGTAGATACCCCTCTTCCGGATGTTCTGCTCGCTGAAATTGCCAAAGTTGACGGGGTAGAAGAAGTTAGGATGATTACCCTTTAA
- the serC gene encoding 3-phosphoserine/phosphohydroxythreonine transaminase — protein sequence MTERVFNFNPGPATLPLAILEKAQKEMLNYNGTGMSVMEISHRSKDFEAIILGAEALLKELMAIPDNYRVLFIGMGATGQFDMIPMNYIVDGKIGNYVITGSFANKAYKEAVKVGPTHIAASTKDLNFTRVANLDEIQMSENPAYLHITSNNTIFGTQWKEFPDTGDVPLIADMSSDILSRKIDVSKFALIYAGAQKNLGPAGAAVVIIRDDMIEKSNQNLPTMLKYDTYAKNNSLYNTPASFTIYMIKLMLEWVKEQGGLDVIEKRNEEKAKIVYDAVDASNGFYKGHAEVGSRSLMNVTFRLPNEDLEKEFVAEAAKVGLAGLKGHREVGGIRASIYNAMPVEGCRKLAEFMKEFQAKKA from the coding sequence ATGACAGAAAGAGTATTTAATTTTAACCCGGGACCGGCAACCTTGCCTTTAGCTATTTTGGAAAAGGCCCAAAAGGAGATGCTGAACTATAACGGAACAGGTATGTCCGTTATGGAAATCAGTCACCGGTCAAAGGATTTTGAAGCTATTATCCTTGGCGCCGAGGCTTTACTTAAAGAACTGATGGCAATTCCTGATAATTACAGGGTTCTGTTTATAGGTATGGGAGCAACAGGACAGTTTGATATGATCCCCATGAATTACATAGTAGATGGAAAAATCGGTAACTATGTTATAACCGGCAGTTTTGCCAACAAAGCTTATAAGGAGGCAGTAAAAGTAGGTCCTACGCATATCGCTGCTTCAACCAAGGACCTTAACTTTACCCGGGTAGCTAACCTGGATGAAATTCAGATGAGCGAAAATCCAGCCTACCTGCATATCACTTCCAACAACACAATTTTTGGTACCCAGTGGAAAGAGTTCCCTGATACAGGCGATGTTCCTTTAATAGCTGACATGTCCAGCGACATTTTATCCAGAAAAATAGATGTTTCTAAATTCGCTTTAATTTACGCCGGCGCTCAGAAAAATTTGGGACCGGCCGGTGCAGCGGTAGTTATCATTCGTGATGACATGATTGAGAAATCTAACCAAAACCTGCCTACTATGTTAAAATACGATACTTATGCCAAAAACAACTCCCTTTATAATACCCCGGCATCCTTCACCATCTATATGATTAAGCTGATGTTAGAGTGGGTGAAAGAACAGGGCGGCCTGGACGTCATTGAAAAGAGAAACGAAGAGAAAGCGAAAATTGTGTACGATGCTGTTGACGCCAGCAACGGCTTCTATAAAGGACACGCGGAAGTGGGCAGCAGGTCCCTGATGAACGTAACCTTCAGGCTGCCTAACGAAGACCTGGAAAAAGAATTTGTAGCTGAAGCGGCTAAAGTAGGTTTGGCAGGACTGAAAGGACACAGGGAAGTTGGCGGTATCAGGGCTTCCATTTACAATGCCATGCCCGTAGAAGGCTGCCGGAAACTGGCCGAATTCATGAAAGAATTCCAGGCTAAAAAGGCTTAA
- the pdxT gene encoding pyridoxal 5'-phosphate synthase glutaminase subunit PdxT, whose product MKVGVLALQGAFREHEQALKACGCDTVQVKKADQLEDIKGLIIPGGESTTIGKLLVDFDIMEPLRKKIEQGMPVFGTCAGMIVLAKEIVGSNQPRLGVMDIVAKRNAFGRQVDSFEMPLKIAGFDSPFTGVFIRAPYLESVGSDVEVLAEVEGKIVFARQNNLLAAAFHPELTDDLRIHKYFLNMVE is encoded by the coding sequence TTGAAAGTAGGTGTCTTGGCCCTGCAGGGGGCTTTTAGGGAACATGAGCAGGCTTTAAAGGCTTGTGGTTGTGATACTGTTCAGGTAAAAAAAGCGGATCAGTTGGAAGATATAAAAGGCCTGATTATTCCGGGCGGAGAAAGTACTACTATTGGAAAGCTTCTTGTTGATTTCGATATAATGGAACCATTAAGGAAAAAGATTGAGCAGGGTATGCCTGTGTTCGGCACTTGTGCAGGCATGATTGTCCTGGCTAAAGAAATTGTGGGCAGTAATCAGCCGCGCCTGGGAGTTATGGATATTGTGGCCAAGCGGAATGCTTTTGGCCGCCAGGTGGACAGTTTTGAAATGCCCTTGAAAATAGCAGGTTTTGATTCGCCGTTCACGGGGGTATTTATCCGGGCTCCCTACCTGGAATCTGTCGGGTCCGATGTGGAAGTTTTGGCGGAAGTAGAAGGAAAGATTGTTTTTGCCCGGCAAAATAACCTTTTAGCTGCTGCTTTTCACCCCGAATTAACTGATGATTTGCGTATTCATAAATATTTTTTGAATATGGTGGAATAG
- the pdxS gene encoding pyridoxal 5'-phosphate synthase lyase subunit PdxS, translating to MEEKGTWRVKKGLAEMLKGGVIMDVTTPEQAKIAEEAGACAVMALERVPADIRAAGGVARMADPSVILRIMDAVTIPVMAKCRIGHFVEAQILEALGVDYIDESEVLTPADDKFHVNKHEFKVPFVCGAKNLGEALRRIGEGAAMIRTKGEPGTGDVVEAVRHMRTVMGEIRRLQNLPEEELMTAAKEMGAPYDLVVEVAKTGRLPVVNFAAGGIATPADAALMMQLGCDGIFVGSGIFKSGDPAARAKAIVAATTHYNDPKILAEISRDLGEPMVGINISTLPEIERMQERGW from the coding sequence GTGGAAGAAAAGGGTACATGGCGGGTAAAGAAAGGTCTGGCGGAGATGTTAAAAGGCGGAGTAATCATGGATGTTACTACTCCGGAGCAGGCGAAGATCGCTGAGGAAGCAGGAGCTTGCGCCGTAATGGCGCTGGAAAGGGTTCCGGCTGATATAAGGGCTGCCGGTGGTGTGGCCAGAATGGCAGACCCCAGTGTAATCTTAAGAATTATGGACGCAGTAACTATTCCGGTTATGGCTAAATGCCGGATTGGCCATTTTGTTGAGGCGCAAATTTTAGAAGCTCTTGGTGTGGATTACATAGATGAAAGTGAAGTATTGACTCCGGCAGATGATAAATTCCACGTCAATAAACATGAGTTCAAGGTTCCTTTTGTTTGCGGCGCCAAAAATCTTGGCGAAGCCCTGCGGAGGATTGGAGAAGGCGCTGCAATGATCCGAACCAAAGGTGAACCTGGGACCGGTGATGTTGTTGAGGCAGTTCGGCATATGCGTACTGTTATGGGCGAAATCAGAAGGCTGCAGAACCTGCCTGAAGAAGAACTTATGACAGCTGCTAAAGAAATGGGCGCTCCCTATGACTTAGTTGTAGAAGTGGCAAAAACGGGTCGGTTGCCGGTAGTCAATTTTGCTGCCGGCGGTATTGCTACTCCTGCTGATGCCGCATTGATGATGCAATTGGGCTGTGACGGTATATTTGTCGGTTCCGGTATTTTTAAATCCGGCGACCCCGCTGCCCGTGCAAAAGCTATTGTAGCTGCAACAACACATTACAATGACCCGAAAATTTTAGCGGAAATATCACGTGACCTGGGAGAACCCATGGTAGGTATCAATATCTCTACACTGCCGGAAATTGAAAGAATGCAAGAACGCGGATGGTAA
- the gyrA gene encoding DNA gyrase subunit A, which yields MKNLTEFEHGKILPININDEMKNSYLDYAMSVIVGRALPDVRDGLKPVHRRILYAMSELGMTPDKPHKKSARLVGEVLGKYHPHGDTAVYDAMVRMAQDFACRYPLVDGHGNFGSIDGDSAAAMRYTEARMAKITQEMLADIDKDTVDFVPNFDDTLKEPVVLPARIPNLLINGSSGIAVGMATNIPPHNLGEIIDGVIMLIDNPDATPQELMMAVKGPDFPTGGIIMGREGIKSAYKTGRGAIRIRAKTTIETMSNGKSRILVHELPYQVNKARLIEKIAELVRDKKIDGITDLRDESDRMGMQIVIELRKDANPQVVLNQLFKHTQLQETFGVIMLALVDGQPKVLNLRDALFYYLEHQKDVITRRTRFELDKAEARAHILEGLKIALDHLDEVIKTIRESRTVEIARNALMDKFGLSEKQAQAILDMRLQKLTGLEREKLEEEYKNLLERIAYLKAVLANEHMVLGIIKEELLVIKEKYNDPRRTEISMKDVDIDTEDLIAEEDMVITITHLGYIKRIALDTYRNQKRGGRGVTAMGTKEEDFVEHLFITTTHHYLLFFTNKGKVYKLKVHNIPEAGRQAKGTAIVNLLYISGDEKITAVIPVRSFDTEEYLLTITRKGIIKKTPLVEYGSTRKDGIIALSLDENDELIDVKLTNGKNEVIIGTKEGKAIRFAEEEVRSMGRAARGVRGISLSEKDEVIGIDTIEQGADVLVVTEKGFGKRSHVDDYRRQGRGGKGIMTIRPTKRNGHLVGIKVVKPGDELMLITAEGIIIRLDVDGISTMGRSTQGVRLMRLDENDHVVAVAKVVTKDED from the coding sequence GTGAAGAATTTGACTGAATTTGAGCATGGCAAAATATTGCCCATCAATATCAACGATGAAATGAAAAACTCGTATCTTGATTATGCCATGAGCGTTATAGTCGGCCGGGCTCTGCCTGATGTCAGGGATGGTCTGAAGCCTGTACACAGGCGTATTTTGTATGCCATGAGCGAATTGGGCATGACTCCCGACAAACCGCATAAAAAATCGGCGCGTTTGGTCGGTGAAGTTCTTGGTAAATACCATCCGCACGGCGATACCGCAGTGTACGATGCCATGGTGCGTATGGCGCAGGATTTTGCCTGCCGTTATCCATTGGTAGACGGGCACGGAAACTTTGGTTCTATCGATGGCGATTCTGCAGCGGCCATGCGTTATACCGAGGCCAGAATGGCTAAAATAACCCAGGAAATGTTGGCAGATATTGATAAGGATACGGTAGACTTTGTTCCTAACTTTGACGACACCTTAAAAGAACCTGTTGTTTTGCCGGCAAGAATTCCTAATTTGCTCATCAACGGTTCTTCGGGTATCGCAGTGGGTATGGCTACCAACATTCCACCCCATAACCTGGGAGAAATTATAGATGGGGTAATTATGTTGATAGATAATCCTGATGCTACGCCACAGGAACTGATGATGGCGGTAAAAGGTCCCGATTTTCCAACCGGCGGTATTATTATGGGTCGGGAAGGTATCAAAAGCGCCTACAAAACCGGTCGTGGCGCCATAAGGATCAGGGCAAAAACCACTATAGAGACTATGTCCAACGGCAAGTCCAGGATACTGGTCCACGAGTTACCTTACCAGGTAAACAAGGCCAGATTGATAGAAAAAATTGCCGAATTGGTCAGAGATAAAAAAATTGACGGAATTACCGATCTACGTGATGAATCTGACAGAATGGGTATGCAGATTGTTATTGAGTTGCGCAAGGATGCCAACCCGCAGGTTGTTTTAAACCAGTTATTCAAACATACCCAACTGCAGGAGACCTTTGGTGTTATAATGCTGGCTTTGGTGGACGGCCAGCCAAAGGTATTAAATTTGCGCGATGCCCTGTTCTATTACCTGGAACATCAAAAGGATGTTATTACCAGGAGGACCCGCTTTGAATTAGACAAGGCAGAAGCCAGGGCGCATATTTTAGAAGGCCTAAAGATTGCTTTGGATCATCTCGATGAAGTTATTAAAACAATTCGTGAATCCAGAACAGTTGAAATAGCACGCAATGCTTTGATGGATAAGTTTGGTCTGTCAGAAAAACAAGCGCAGGCTATACTTGATATGAGGTTGCAGAAACTGACCGGTTTGGAAAGAGAGAAGCTGGAAGAAGAGTATAAAAATCTTCTGGAACGAATAGCATATTTAAAAGCTGTTCTGGCTAATGAACACATGGTCTTGGGGATAATAAAAGAAGAACTGCTGGTAATTAAGGAAAAATATAACGACCCCAGAAGAACGGAAATTTCTATGAAGGATGTAGATATTGACACTGAAGACCTGATTGCGGAAGAAGATATGGTTATCACCATAACTCATCTGGGTTACATTAAAAGAATTGCCCTGGACACTTACCGTAACCAAAAAAGGGGCGGTCGAGGAGTTACAGCCATGGGCACCAAGGAAGAAGATTTTGTAGAACATCTGTTTATTACGACTACACACCATTACCTCCTGTTCTTTACCAATAAGGGTAAGGTCTATAAACTGAAGGTGCATAATATTCCGGAGGCTGGCCGGCAAGCTAAAGGCACAGCCATAGTAAACCTGTTGTACATTTCCGGTGATGAGAAAATTACAGCGGTGATTCCTGTCAGGTCCTTTGACACGGAAGAGTATTTGTTGACAATTACCCGGAAAGGAATTATTAAAAAGACACCCCTTGTGGAATACGGAAGCACCAGAAAAGACGGTATTATTGCCCTTTCCCTGGATGAAAACGATGAACTTATTGATGTGAAACTTACTAATGGAAAAAACGAAGTCATTATAGGCACCAAAGAAGGCAAGGCCATCAGGTTTGCCGAAGAAGAAGTCAGAAGTATGGGCAGGGCAGCCAGGGGGGTAAGGGGCATTTCCCTTTCCGAAAAGGATGAGGTAATCGGCATAGATACCATTGAACAAGGTGCCGATGTACTGGTTGTCACAGAAAAAGGTTTTGGCAAGCGTAGCCATGTGGATGATTATCGCCGCCAGGGCAGAGGCGGTAAAGGCATTATGACTATTCGCCCCACCAAGCGAAACGGACACCTGGTCGGCATTAAAGTGGTCAAGCCAGGAGATGAACTTATGTTAATTACTGCGGAAGGAATCATTATCAGGCTTGATGTTGACGGTATTTCCACCATGGGCCGGTCTACTCAGGGTGTACGGTTAATGCGCCTGGATGAAAATGACCATGTTGTTGCAGTGGCTAAGGTAGTTACTAAGGACGAGGATTAA
- the gyrB gene encoding DNA topoisomerase (ATP-hydrolyzing) subunit B, translating to MEQNTNHNYGASQIQVLEGLEAVRRRPGMYIGSTSTRGLHHLVYEVVDNSIDEALAGFCDKIEVIIHHDNSITVIDNGRGIPVDIHPKIGKPAVEVVLTILHAGGKFGGDGYKVSGGLHGVGVSVVNALSEWLEVEVKRDNHIYHQRYERGLPVTELKIIGDSNSTGTKITFKPDHEIFEDLVFNFETLSQRLKELSFLNKGLTIILKDERDGNEKTFQHEGGIIDFVKHLNKNKDVLHPEPIYFEGEKDDVMVEIALQYNDGYTENIFSFVNNIHTHEGGTHEAGFKTALTRVVNDYARKYNLLKENENNLTGEDIREGLTAIISVKVREPQFEGQTKTKLGNSEVRGIVDAVVVEGVGTFLEENPPFAKRITEKAINAARAREAARKARELTRRKNALESTSLPGKLADCSLKDPAVCELYLVEGDSAGGSAKQGRDRRFQAILPLRGKILNVEKARLDKVLANEEIRAMITAMGTGISDDFDISKARYHKLIIMTDADVDGAHIRTLLLTFFYRYMRPLIEAGYVYIAQPPLYKVKKNKIDNYVYSDHELEKLLNQIGREGVSLQRYKGLGEMNPEQLWETTMNPETRTILRVNLEDAMIADEIFTILMGDKVEPRREFIQTHAKEVRNLDI from the coding sequence ATGGAACAAAATACTAATCACAATTATGGGGCCAGCCAGATTCAGGTTCTCGAAGGTTTGGAAGCTGTGAGGCGCAGACCCGGCATGTATATAGGCAGTACCAGCACCCGGGGTTTGCATCACTTAGTCTATGAAGTAGTGGATAACAGTATTGATGAAGCCTTAGCCGGATTTTGTGACAAAATTGAGGTTATAATTCATCATGATAACAGCATTACAGTTATTGATAACGGGCGCGGTATTCCTGTCGATATTCACCCCAAAATAGGTAAACCGGCTGTTGAGGTAGTTTTAACCATTCTGCATGCCGGAGGAAAATTTGGCGGAGACGGATATAAGGTTTCCGGCGGCTTACATGGTGTCGGTGTATCAGTTGTTAATGCCTTGTCCGAATGGCTGGAAGTCGAAGTAAAAAGAGATAACCATATATATCACCAGAGATACGAAAGAGGTTTACCCGTTACTGAATTAAAAATAATAGGAGACAGTAACTCTACAGGTACAAAAATTACTTTCAAGCCCGACCATGAAATATTTGAGGACCTTGTTTTCAATTTTGAAACATTATCGCAACGTTTGAAGGAATTATCTTTTTTAAATAAGGGTTTAACAATTATACTGAAAGATGAAAGAGACGGCAATGAAAAAACCTTCCAGCATGAGGGAGGTATCATCGATTTTGTTAAACATTTAAATAAAAACAAGGATGTGCTGCATCCGGAACCAATCTATTTTGAAGGCGAAAAAGACGACGTAATGGTAGAAATAGCCTTGCAATATAATGATGGATATACAGAGAATATCTTTTCCTTTGTAAACAATATCCATACGCATGAAGGTGGGACTCATGAAGCAGGGTTTAAAACTGCGTTGACAAGGGTTGTCAATGATTATGCCCGTAAATACAACCTCTTGAAGGAGAATGAAAATAATCTCACCGGCGAAGATATCCGTGAAGGTTTAACGGCTATAATAAGTGTTAAAGTCCGGGAGCCTCAGTTTGAGGGGCAGACAAAAACTAAATTGGGGAACAGCGAGGTTCGTGGTATAGTTGATGCTGTAGTTGTCGAAGGTGTCGGTACTTTTTTGGAGGAGAATCCGCCCTTTGCCAAAAGAATAACTGAAAAAGCTATAAATGCAGCGCGGGCAAGGGAAGCGGCAAGAAAAGCCCGTGAATTGACCAGGCGCAAAAATGCTCTGGAAAGCACATCATTGCCTGGTAAACTGGCCGATTGTTCTTTGAAGGACCCTGCTGTATGTGAACTGTACCTGGTTGAGGGTGATTCTGCAGGAGGTTCTGCAAAACAAGGCCGGGATAGGAGATTTCAGGCTATATTGCCCCTCCGTGGAAAAATACTCAATGTTGAAAAGGCGCGGCTCGACAAGGTACTGGCCAATGAGGAGATTCGGGCAATGATAACGGCTATGGGTACAGGAATTTCAGATGATTTTGATATATCCAAGGCCCGTTATCATAAACTGATAATTATGACAGATGCCGATGTAGACGGCGCCCATATCAGAACTTTGTTGTTAACTTTCTTTTACAGATATATGCGGCCACTCATTGAAGCAGGTTATGTTTATATAGCCCAGCCGCCTTTATATAAAGTTAAGAAGAACAAAATTGACAATTATGTTTATTCAGACCATGAATTGGAGAAACTGCTTAACCAGATCGGGCGTGAAGGAGTTTCCCTGCAAAGGTACAAGGGCCTGGGTGAAATGAATCCGGAGCAGTTGTGGGAAACTACCATGAATCCTGAAACAAGAACCATTTTGCGGGTAAATTTAGAGGATGCCATGATAGCGGACGAAATATTTACGATCTTAATGGGTGATAAAGTTGAACCGCGCAGGGAATTTATCCAAACCCATGCCAAAGAGGTTAGAAACCTTGATATATAA
- the remB gene encoding extracellular matrix regulator RemB, translated as MFLHLGGDVIIPKEQVIAIIDMQSAKKAENNKEFIDQAENEELIFEITKKSKAKSFIVTSNNVFFSPISSLTLKKRSEENLGIE; from the coding sequence ATGTTTCTTCATCTGGGAGGAGATGTAATAATTCCTAAGGAACAAGTAATTGCAATTATTGACATGCAATCTGCAAAAAAAGCAGAGAATAATAAAGAATTTATTGATCAGGCAGAAAATGAAGAATTAATTTTTGAAATAACGAAAAAATCAAAGGCAAAATCTTTTATTGTAACTTCAAACAATGTTTTCTTTTCTCCTATATCTTCACTGACCTTAAAAAAGAGGTCCGAAGAAAATTTAGGTATCGAATAG
- the recF gene encoding DNA replication/repair protein RecF (All proteins in this family for which functions are known are DNA-binding proteins that assist the filamentation of RecA onto DNA for the initiation of recombination or recombinational repair.), with amino-acid sequence MLIDKIALLNFRNYQTLTLSFHDKLNLFVGDNAQGKTNILEAIYYSGTGRSHRTNKDADLIKWNENYFILKISGENLHGRFVLEIGLNREGKKKIKLNGVQKKRTGDILGTVKVILFSPEDLTLVKGSPVVRRKFIDTEISQISPGYYYNLLKYQRILVQRNALLKDIKMNKNLADNLPVWDRQLALFGAKLIYKKLDVLKKLTPLTRLMHRKITNGKEELETRYISNVVDKDNLSLEEIEKLFLEKIAANRDEELDRGITIIGPHRDDLVFYINGKEVKHYGSQGQQRSCSLSIKLAELELVKGETGEYPLLLLDDVMSELDEDRRQYLLESVQSKIQTFITTTDASLLAENLKKNASLFTIREGIIQF; translated from the coding sequence TTGTTAATAGATAAAATAGCCCTGCTGAATTTTCGTAACTACCAGACGCTTACTTTAAGTTTTCATGATAAACTGAACCTGTTTGTGGGAGATAATGCCCAGGGAAAAACTAATATTCTGGAAGCAATCTATTATTCCGGGACCGGACGCTCACACAGAACCAATAAAGATGCAGATTTGATCAAATGGAACGAAAACTACTTTATCCTAAAAATTAGCGGCGAAAATCTTCATGGTAGGTTTGTTTTGGAAATTGGTTTAAACAGAGAAGGAAAAAAGAAAATTAAATTAAACGGTGTGCAAAAAAAAAGAACAGGAGATATATTGGGAACAGTAAAAGTGATACTGTTTTCTCCTGAAGATTTAACGTTAGTGAAGGGAAGTCCGGTTGTAAGGCGTAAATTTATTGACACAGAAATTTCGCAAATAAGTCCGGGTTATTATTATAATTTATTAAAATACCAAAGAATTCTGGTCCAACGAAATGCTTTGCTGAAGGATATTAAGATGAACAAGAATTTGGCCGATAACTTACCTGTATGGGATCGGCAACTGGCCTTATTTGGGGCCAAATTGATTTATAAAAAACTAGATGTGTTAAAAAAACTCACTCCTTTAACACGCTTAATGCATAGGAAAATTACAAACGGTAAAGAAGAGCTGGAAACCAGGTATATTTCCAACGTTGTAGATAAAGACAACTTGAGTTTAGAGGAAATAGAAAAATTATTTTTGGAAAAAATAGCAGCAAACAGGGATGAAGAATTGGACAGAGGTATTACCATTATTGGTCCCCACAGGGACGATCTGGTTTTCTATATTAACGGTAAGGAAGTTAAACATTACGGCTCTCAGGGTCAACAAAGGAGCTGTTCTCTCAGTATAAAACTGGCGGAACTGGAACTGGTGAAAGGAGAAACAGGGGAATATCCTCTTTTGTTGCTGGATGATGTAATGTCTGAATTGGATGAAGACAGAAGACAGTATTTATTGGAGTCTGTACAAAGTAAAATTCAAACTTTTATTACAACAACTGATGCAAGTTTGTTGGCAGAGAATCTGAAAAAAAATGCATCTTTGTTTACAATAAGAGAAGGGATAATACAGTTTTAG
- a CDS encoding RNA-binding S4 domain-containing protein, whose product MQVKNIFIETETIKLDQFLKWATIVSTGGEAKNMIAGGSIKVNGEIELRRGRQLRHEDIVEVTGFGTFKVVTLR is encoded by the coding sequence TTGCAGGTCAAAAATATCTTTATTGAAACAGAGACAATAAAACTGGATCAGTTTTTAAAATGGGCTACCATTGTGTCAACTGGCGGGGAAGCAAAAAACATGATAGCCGGTGGCTCAATCAAAGTAAACGGGGAAATTGAATTGCGCAGAGGGCGACAGTTGCGCCATGAAGATATTGTTGAAGTTACCGGTTTTGGCACTTTTAAGGTGGTTACCTTGCGGTAG